The window ATGATGATGACTAAATAGTGAACTTGGAAAGGTTTATATAGAAAAATTTGCGTGCATGAGAATTTGCATGGGCTCTGAAGTAAACTCGTTACGTACGAATATTTGCAATGATTTTAATCCTCCATGTTCTCCACCTCACGACTTGCTGTCTCTTTTTGAAGTAAAATTCACATAATGTTAACGTAACAAATTTTCCAGATTTTATATACTGTTATCTAAGCAAGGATTGAGTTGTTAATACAAAGAAAGTTGATTCATTACGAATAAACAAATAACCATGTTGAGTTTTACGGCATCATATTCCTCTTGCTTAAATATGTAATGTCAAATACATATATACTTCACACACTATAAATACCCTCACATGTCTGAATGAGAATATATATGCTAATAAATGCTCATTCATTAATTCATAtgcaatttattaattttatctgacggttatataattaaattaggtATATTAGGCAATTTGGTTTATTATAAACTTTAAAAGTTTGTAAATTTAAGGATTTCCCTTCGAAACACATTCTCTTTTAGCTTATTATTAATCTACTTGTTTTAGTAGCAACCAAGCAAATTAAGACTTGTATCATTTAAACGAATTCAATATTATATTAGGAAACTAAAACTCTACTTAAAGGATTTGGAGGACATATATGAACCTAGaattatgatatataaataactttgactattttatataaatttttaggaCTTACAATTCCTTAAATAGCGATGAGATGATATAACTTAAACataagttaaataaaaaaatattactaaacCGATTCTTGATCTATAATatgtaaatgaatatttaaaatattaatttatacgtACATGTTAAAACACCAACTTTGAAATTTAGTATGATttgaactgaaaaaaaaattccaactTGTACTTTTTGAAATGGAATGCAACactcaaaattttttatttttttggtctaacaCCCAAAACCAATTGATGCAAAACTGTTACATATTCTATAAAGGAGTATGTGTATACctttatttgtttatattacTAGCTTCAAAgacctttatttatttttgatgatTATATAAAGGGTTCGTGATCTTTGGCAGAGTGGTAATGGTTGGTCACTTCAAAGGATTGAACCATATATGTCAATTGAAAATCGTCTACGACTGGCCTCCGTAGTAGTGGATGAGGTCACTGGAGCAAAAGATAGAATGTCGTGGGGAGGAAGCAAAGATGGATCTTTTACGGTGACGTCTGCTTATGCCTCTCTGACTAGAGATGCTGAGCTGAGACCGAATATGGAGGAGTTTTAATAGTCAGATATGGCGTGTTATTGCTCCAGAACGGGTCCGAGTCTTCTTATGGCTGGTAGCGCATCAAGCTATCATGACAAATATGGAACGCAAACGTAGACACATGACTGAGAATAGTGTGTGTCCATTGTGCAAAGGCGGCGAGGAAACTATTCTTCACGTTCTTCGCGATTGTCCTGCAGCTTCGGGGTTATGGACGCGAACGGTCCCACCATCTAAACAACCAAGATTCTTTAACCAAACTCTTATGGAATGGATGTTTGAGAATCTAGGGAGGAAGACGTCGGAACAGAGAGACTTATGGCCTACGCTTTTTGCTCTAACAGTTTGGTGGTGTTGGAAATGGAGATGTGGTTACGTCTTTGGTGAGGAAGGAAAATGTCGAGATAGAGTTCAATTCCTGAAAGATAAAGCTCAGGAGGTGATAAGTGCTAATGTGAAGCTTAGAAAGCACGTGGTAGCCCGAGAACGTGTGGAGAAATATATATCATGGTTGAGACCCGTTAATGGTTGGGTTAAACTGAATACCGATGGAGCGTCTAGAGGGCATTCTGGTTTTGCTACGGCTGGTGGGGTTGTGAGAGATGAGAGCGGGATGTGGCAGGGAGGTTTTGCGCTTAACATTGGCATTTGTTCAGCTACTTTGGCGGAATTGTGGGGAGTATACTATGGACTGTGTATCGCTTGGGATCGTGGATTTCGTAAAGTGGAAGTGGAGGTTGACTCTGAAAGCGTTGTGGGCTTTCTCAagacagggatccaagattcGAATCCTCTGTCATTCCTAGTACGTCTGTGCTATGGCTTCATATCAAGAGACTGGTCAGTCAAAATTTCTCACATATATAGAGAGGCTAATCATCTAGCAGATGAATTAGCTAACTATGCGTTTTCTTTACCTTTTGCTTTTCATTTATTTGAGGTTGTTCCAGAAAAtgttgtttctgttttgttggaGGATTGTCATGGGGTGTCCAGACCTCGGCAAATTTGCTTGTAATTTGGTTTctagtttttgaataaaaagTAGGAGACTCATGTCTCCTGCCTCCTaccaaaaaaattttttttgatgattATATTGGGTATTAAGTCCCATTAATCATTACAACATTAATGGCATCCTTATATCTATTACAGGTTACAGTGTAAATAGTACCGCTTTCCAGAGTTGGAAACATGTAGTTGACATTATCTATTTATACCCTAGCAATAAACTTAGAAAACCACTTTccagaatttttctttttctatcaGCAGGACTCGTGAAGTTAACCAAATGCATACCGAACCGCAGCGTATAACTCCACAAATTCATAATTTTCCATAAAAGAGTTTGCAAGGTATCATGTTACATTTCACCCATTTGTATACTAAAGTATTTAGCTTAATACTCGAAcctttacacacaaaaaaatatctCACACATAGACACGCGAATAACTCACTCAATTGCGCATTTGAGACATGAAAGATGGCTATAGTGGACCTGACTTCGTTCATTATCGTCTATCAATATTTCAGTTGTCAGATTTCCATAATCAGAAAAATCTGATTAAAGCTTCTTGCTTCATATATAAGTTTCTAGGGAGTTttggatgatagacaacacTTGATGGTGTCTTGAAACCACTTGTCTTCGTCCACAAGGAAAATCTTGCCATCTACCGTATTTTTTGGAGCTTCACCTTTATTTACATATGGTTCCACAAACTACGGCCACCTAAAGCTCTCTTGGCCATCTTAGACCACAAAAAGTAGTTTACCTCCTTAAGGGTGATTGGAACAACCATTTGCCTTGAGTTTTCTATGGTTAGATCCAGAAAATAGATAATGAAATAGGTTGAACGCGGAAGAGATGAAGAGAATAGGAGAttattgctctgataccatgttagaatATGAGATTAACTTAATGAAGAATGATGAAAACACTGAAGAAGAATGAGGATGGTTGAGAGAATATGGAGAAGAGAGACTGGTAAACttaattctcttaatttttacaATTGCGGATACAATAGTTAAAAAGCAGGTATGAATTTCGAGGCTAGGCAAAACGATTAGCCGTACAAAAGAAGCAAATATAAAAGTAAATTTCTGCTTTACTGGATACTATTCACTTGCTAGTTTCTTGACTTTAACAACATGAAACCATGAACGTTGGTCGGAGGGATGCAATACATACATTTTCATGACTAACTTTTTGTACATAACAaattttttgtgttattttgGTGTCTTTAATCTAGAATTGCAGAGAACTATACAAACAAAGCAAAATGATTCGACTTTGCCCATTAATTAGGCATTAAGTATAATACATCATTGGTTTTCCACTTTTGTTGTTCAAACAAGCCAGCGTGGTAATAATTAATAACGATATCAAATATTAGAGAACGTTGTAAACTTTTGACAAGTAATTGTTGGTCAGAGtatatagaaacaagaagaagaaagcctACACATGTATAAATTTCACGTTATTTATGAATTGACCGAAAACCAAGGCCTGGTTATTACAACCGTATTAGCAACACATACACATCATCGAagctttattaattaattataataaaaataaaacaaacaatacaTAGAGTAGAGTAATTATTAGATTCAGTAGGTTGGATGcacataatttattaaaatatattgattcTTCTTATTGTTTGATAATGAACTTAGAAAACCATTTTCCAGAAGCTTTTTCTCTTCGATCAGCAGGATTAGTGAAATTGACCCAATTCATACCAAAGCGGAGAGTGTAACCATTTCCGAACTCGTAGTTATCCATCAAAGACCATGCAAAATACCCTGCTACGTTGCATCCATCACtgtaatatatttgaaataatgtTAACACTTATAATGCTCAAAAGTATGTTAAATAAATTAAGTAAGAATCATTAAAACTCACTCGATAGAACATTTGAGACATGAAAGATGGCTGCAATGATTTTGAATTCGTCCATTATCAGCAAGAGCATCTGGCAGCGTTAAGTTTCCGGTATCAAGATCAGCAACTCCTGAAAATTTAACACAAGATTTtaacaagatatatatatataacgtttTCATTGGTTAATCGTATATGTATTGGTATGATGATATGTAAGTACCATTTTCAGTGATGTAGGTAAGTGGGTTTCCGTAATTGTTTTTGATATAGTTAAGAATCTGACGGATCCCTGGAGGGTAGTAGACGAAGCTAGGCGCCTGCACAAGAagggaacaaaaaaaaagaattgaaatttaaaaaatgctacgatctttaaaaaaaataatgattctAAATCAAAGTCGATGATAACCTGAACACCAATAGGTACTTTGTTGCGATAATCTGTAGGAAAGTAGAGAAAATTATATGAGTTTAACAAacccacacacacacatatacatataaGAAACACAATATTTTTTACATACATCCAAGAGTAACTCTTGCATCGGTTATGACATTAGGTTGTGTGGAACGAGGTGCGGTGGTCGCATATTGAGTAACGTAATAGTTCAACCCTAGAAAATCAAGTGATCCTTTGACTAATTTTGATTCTTGGGGTGTGAATTTGGGCAATCTATTTCCCACCATCTGTCGCATTATCTTTGGATATCTTCCATAGACCAGTGGATCCAAAAACCTTCATATATATAGCACAAAAATTATGAATTAAATACTGCaagtatatttttcaaatttcaagGATTTATAACCAAagctttatatataaatatatatgtttgctCGTGTATATTCATGAGATGTGAGAGTCAAATAATTgacgtatatatataaatataccaTCCGACGAAGAAATCAAATGCTCGCTTTGCAGCAGCCGTGTCGCGAATGCTATTTTCGTTTAATGGGGTGAACCATCTCCCGATCAAGGTCGTTCCTATCTTACCACCTTGTAATTTCTGCATGCATTGATATTTTTGGATTATAAGATACATATACCAcatacaaataattttggaaGCAAAAATTTATGACATATTTGGTAAGTATATGAACCTGATATCTTTTTCTGTATAATTCTACAACTTTTGCATGAGCTAGAAGTTGGTTATGTCCAACTATATAAGGTTCGGTTCCAGAATCTCCTCCAAATTCACAGCCAGTGCACCGACCAGGCGGATACGATCCATCTCCATAACCTTTGCTTGCAAGAGAGTAAGGTTTGGTTTAAAGTGATCCAAAATTTGACTCTGTCTCCAAACCTCTGGAATAGAAGCTCGGCATAGTTTTTGTAGTCCTCCCTGTCCATGTATCATACATATTCGATAAAATATAGATCAGATGTGATGTACGTAAATAACATAACCTAACTCAAAGAAAAACAGgtgtaatatataatttatttaatgcaCTTACACTATACGCCGGCTCAAGAAACCTCCATACTCATCTTCTAGAGTTTGGGGAACATCCCAGTGAAAGATTGTTACGTACGGTTCTATGCCTTTATTAATTCACACATTTATTCATAAGACAATTAGAATTTGCTCATATATGTATTGTGAAGAATACAAATTTGTATAACATTTTTACCATTTGCTTTTAACTCATTGATGAGGTTATTGTAGTATTTGATCCCGTTTTCGTCAATCCCTCCTATCAATCTTCCCTCTAAAGGTAAGCATATACACAATCATCacattagttaaaaaaatataataataatataatagcaataatatcaatactaacattaataaaattatgttcTTATCATATGCACTTACTTGGTAAGACCCTAGACCATGCTATTGAGAGCCGGTAGGCTTGAGCCTTCATTCTTTTCAGTAATTTGACATCCTCCTGTTAATCATATGAGAGTTCAAGAGTTAAATTACATTTCtgaaatggaaaaactacatgtATACACACATTCATCAATAATAGCTTCTCACCTTGTAAAGATCATACGAATCACAAGCAAGGTCTCCAGAACTGTGATCTGGAACTTTCTCTGTACATATACAGCAAACCGAAATTTGAGCATGACCTGGACATCTATGAGTGAAATCGTCCCATCCGTTGTTTGTACACTTAATTGCCCATACATGCTATTTAATTATACGGgggatattttttttgaatgattttTATTACCTGGATATCTGTGAGTGTAATAATCCCATCCGTTAAGTGCTCTATGTGCTGCACCTTCAATCtggtacaaatatatatatatatatatatataaatcatgccGGCCGGGTTTTATATAGATAAAAATAATCTTAATAGAtcgctatatatatatatcttttaaaatgGTCAGTAACAAAGAGATATGTACCTGGTAGGCGGAAGTAGCCGCACCAAAAGTGAAGTTCTTTGGAAAACTAGTTCGGTTGAATGTAATGGGATTGTCGCAGTTGAAGGGTTCTTTAGCCTTACAGGCCGGGGTGGCAACATTTTGGCTACTTGAAACCGCAAAGAGAATGACAAGAATGGCCAAAGAGAAGTGAGCTTTTGGAATTTCCATGGTTGAGAGCATTGTTATGGGTTGCTTTCTTTAGTTCTTagttgttttaatttgttttttgtttatggGTAATTTGATGATGATGACTAAATAGTGAACTTGGAAAGGTTTATATAGAAAAATTTGCGTGCATGAGAATTTGCATGGGCTCTGAAGTAAACTCGTTACGTACGAATATTTGCAACGATTTTAATCTTCCATGTTCTCCACCTCACGACTTGCTGTCTCTTTTTGAAGTAAAATTCACATAATATTAACGTAACAAAATTTCCAGATTTTATATACTGTTATCTAAGCAAGGATTGAGTTGTTAATACAAAGAAAGTTGATTCATTACGAATAAACAAATAACCATGTTGAGTTTTACGGCATCATAGTCCTCTTGCTTAAATATGTATTGTCAAATACGTATATAGCTTCACACACTATAAATACCCTCACATGTCTGAATGAGAATATATATGCTAATAAATGCTCATTCATTAATTCATAttcaatttattaatttcatctgacggttatataattaaattcgGCCTATTAGACAATCCTTAAAACTTAATCAATCAATTGAACAATTACTTGTTCACCGCTGTTTATTTACTTCTTTAAAACTATTCAATCTAGCTTATCTAGATAACTAGATAGATCTATTGCGTGCCTTAGCTTCCCGTGAATTTTATCTCTAAatactacaattgaacctcttatttgagagagtacaaatcacatgtaggataatttgagtgatatcacttTGATAGTAACATATTCCATGAATCATTGATGTTTGCCACCTAAATCttacttttgaaaaaaatctaCTCGGAACTACCACGAAACAATCCCACGGAAACGAGATAAATTTCTGATTAAACATTGGTCGCGATAAATTAACCTCGTCAAGGCTCTTGTACAGCCGAACTCGACAACCTTCATAAAATTATGCTCGACAACATTTCACGAAACAGCCTTCGTAAAATTAAACTCGGCGACATTATACGAAACATATTTTGTTGAATTAACTCGATAACATTTTGCGAAACAACTTTCGTAATACTAAAACTCAACGACATTTTACGAAACAGCTTTTGTAAAATTAAACTCGACGACATTTCACGAAATAACCTTCGTAAAATTAAACTCGACAACATTTTACGAAATAGCTTTTGTAAAGTTAAAACTCGATAAAACTTTGCAGAAATTCGTAAGATTCAAAAGTTGACAATATTTTACGAAACATCATTCGTAAAGACAAACAAGAACATTCAAAAAGACTCTCAGAGAAGGAAAGAGATGGAGCGAGAGCTGGAAGGTAAACTACACCTATCAGCCTTTGTAAACGGTCTCACCGTCCTCTCTCTTTTGCTTCATCGACCGTGACCTCTCACAAAAGATTCAAAGTCCAACGAGTCTTCCTGATCGCGCAACGAATCTTCCTAATCACCCTTGGCATCTTCTGTTCACCTTGGCTACCTGTAAACGCCAAAAGACTTTCGACAAGATGCCTATTCCTTTTCGTAAAGCCAATGATACGAATACCCAGATCTAAAAAATACGGATCGCTGAACCAAAACTGCAACACAGGCTTCAGCCTAAACGCGGCCAGGAAAGTAAAGAAATCCAGGAAGAATCGATATCCTTACAATCCGTAAGTGGTGGACAGACACGAGAAGAGGAATGTATAATGAGTAAGCCAAACGGAGAAGAGGCAAATCCAAATCTTCGAGAAAGCTAAGGTATGTACAACTTGGAATTTCCCAAAATCAGACTTGGAAACAAATAATACCAATAAACTTACTAAGTTTCGTTTATATGTCGCGTTAGGttaatttcatatattataattataacacGTATGATATCTTTGGTACATATTTCCATATTTAAATACGTAAAGGTACGATTAGAACATAATTCTAAGAATATATCTTcataaagaattatatattatattctattAAACATTCTGCTTGAGacagtttttaaaataatattttttttatagaatatgCAACttaatgttttaatatatgttaattttattttaaatagctaatttatagttttttataatGAAACAATATTATATTGACTGTATTTACATGATTTTTATCTTTATCAAAATATGAATCTGTAgctataagaaaaacaaaattatctaTATCCTGAAGTTTCTTCAAATATTCTGAATCTATAGATATGTTTTTGTTAGAATCCTAATTTTAATaagtaatatattatatttaatataaaattaaataaacatacaAATGTCAAATGTCTTGAAAATGTTTACGGGATCtctgatattatattttaaaatatcttaaaattaatCTTATATTGTTGATTAATTGTGTAGATAACTAAACTATACCtaatagttaatattttttgatgaaaagaaatttattaaaatccaaaaataattttatattatatccaagtaatataataaaatctttTCAGATTTACTATTTTCTAAATTTGACATAAATGCTAAATATATATCACAAATCATATatggtttttcttttaaatttttatttttccataactATAAGAAGCATGTGTTAATATGACtaataaaatgtaataaaatttaattatattcttTCATTATTAACCAATAAAAAGTTCTCTATCGATTTGTTACTAACCAATtcaatttatcagaattttataaattttaaatacatgCAAATTTACTTAtcacaaataatatttaaatatatcattcCGTGATATCCCGGAAAGTCATcttttatctatatatatatattatatatatataatatatatatctatataatatatatactatatattaatataattatcgTGTGTGAAGCTATATATACCTGCACATGTCTGAAACTCTGAAATGAgaacatatatatgttaattaattAATGAGAACATGCCCAATTtggtttataataatttttggttAACGGTTTTCGTTCGAAACACATTCTCTTTTagcttatttttcaatttactCATCTGTACAGATATATGGTTCCCTAGCTAAGGACATCTCCAAAAgacactctataacttcaaaaaaagaagttttttgatctccaaaaaggaacttcaaaattacaaatttgaagttttgaggattgaaactctatatatgaagtttcactactcaaaacttcaaatttgaagtttcatattttatttgcattttggtccctacaatacacatcacatttatcattcataaatattttcttgtttattgttttaattcttaaaaaattatatctcataaatatt is drawn from Brassica rapa cultivar Chiifu-401-42 chromosome A05, CAAS_Brap_v3.01, whole genome shotgun sequence and contains these coding sequences:
- the LOC117134336 gene encoding myrosinase 4-like translates to MEIPKAHFSLAILVILFAVSSSQNVATPACKAKEPFNCDNPITFNRTSFPKNFTFGAATSAYQIEGAAHRALNGWDYYTHRYPEKVPDHSSGDLACDSYDLYKEDVKLLKRMKAQAYRLSIAWSRVLPKGRLIGGIDENGIKYYNNLINELKANGIEPYVTIFHWDVPQTLEDEYGGFLSRRIVEDYKNYAELLFQSKGYGDGSYPPGRCTGCEFGGDSGTEPYIVGHNQLLAHAKVVELYRKRYQKLQGGKIGTTLIGRWFTPLNENSIRDTAAAKRAFDFFVGWFLDPLVYGRYPKIMRQMVGNRLPKFTPQESKLVKGSLDFLGLNYYVTQYATTAPRSTQPNVITDARVTLGYYRNKVPIGVQAPSFVYYPPGIRQILNYIKNNYGNPLTYITENGVADLDTGNLTLPDALADNGRIQNHCSHLSCLKCSIDDGCNVAGYFAWSLMDNYEFGNGYTLRFGMNWVNFTNPADRREKASGKWFSKFIIKQ